DNA from Desulfurobacteriaceae bacterium:
ATAGCTAGACAAGAGTTAACTCCGTAAAGAGAAGTCATAGGACCATATACTATTTCAACTCTCTTTACATTATCTAGAGAAATATTGTTATTGGAACTAAAAGAGGATCCATTTGTGGGATCTGCAATTGGAAAGCCGTCTATAAAAACTTGAATTTTTTCTGAAAAATAGCTTTGTTTAAGTCCAAATAGACCTACAGCCCAAAGATATAGTTGGCTTTTATATACATAGAATTCAGGTAGATGTTCTAAAAGCTCAAAAAGGTTTTTAGCCCCTAACCTTTCTATTTCTTCTCTTGTTATAACTTTTACAAAACGGGGAGTTGAAGTATATGATGTGAGTTCTTTAGTTGCAGATATTATCTTAAGTTCATTTTCTACCCAGAAGTAAGATTGAGGGGGACTTAAAGCAAAGGAAGGGATTGCAACAAACAAAGCCAAGAAAATAAAGAAGAATTTAACCACACCATCCCCCGCGCTATCGGAGAATTTTTATCAAACATTCTCTTACATAGTCAATCTCTTCATCAAAAACGGTTCTCATGTCCAGTAAACATATTTCATTTTTTATTCTTGAAATTATTGGTATCTCTTGATTTCTTAAAGTTTGTTCAAGTTCTTGTAAAGATAGTTTCTTGGGTTTTATTCCTATACAAAAAGTTTTTAATTTCTGTAAAGGTAGGGCTCCACCTCCTACTTCCGATTCATCCTCAACAATGTCTATTTCAGCCTCAAGATCTTCCTCTTTCAGTTTGAAATAAATGTTTTCAGCTTTTTTCTTTATATCCTCTAAACTTTGAGAAAGTAAATACCAAGTAGGAACTTCTTTTAACGCCTTCTCTTCGTCCAAGTAATACATTAATGTCATTTCAAGGACCGCAAGAGTCATTTTGTCTATTCTCAATGCCCTATTTAAAGGATGTTTTTTTATCTTTTCTAGATACTCTTTCTTTCCAAGTATTATTCCAGCTTGAGCTCCTCCAAGGAGTTTGTCTCCACTAAAAGAAACTACATCTACTCCCGCTTTTAGTACATCTTGAACGGTTGGTTCATAAGAGAGTCCTATTTTTCTAACATCTATGAAACTTCCACTTCCAAGATCTTCATAAACAGGAATGCCGTACCTCTTTCCAAGTTCAACAAGTTCTTGCGTTTTTACAGATTCCGTGAAGCCTAAGATTTTGTAGTTGCTTGTGTGTACTTTAAGAATTAGTCCAGTTTTTTCATTTATTGCATTTTCATAGTCAAATAGGTGGGTTTTGTTGGTAGTTCCTACTTCTTTAAGAATTGCTCCACTTTGGATCATTACATCTGGAATTCTGAAGGATCCTCCAATTTCTATCAGCTCTCCTCTTGAAACTATGACCTCTTTCCCTTTTGCAAGAGCTGATAAAACCAAGAGAACAGCTCCTGCATTGTTATTAACTACACAAACATCCTCTGCACCTGTTAGTTTCTTTAGAATCCACTCTAAGTTTCTGTACCTAAGTCCTCTTTTTCCTTTTTGAAGGTCGTATTCAAGGTTGGAGTATCCTGTTATCAAGTTCGCAAGATGTTCGGCCACTTTTTTTGAAATGGGAGCCCTACCAAGGTTTGTATGAAGAACAACTCCCGTTGCGTTTATTACCTTGTGTAACTTTGGTTTTGTTAATTTTTTAAGTTCTTTGATTATTTCCTTTTTTATTTCTTCTAGATTTAAATCTTTTCTTTTTCCTTCCAGTATCTCCTTTCTTACTTTTTCAAGAGTAGTTCTTATAGCATCAACAAGAAAAGTCTTAGGAAAATCTCCTAAAGTTGAAAGCAATTCTTCATCTTTTAAAAATAAGTCAACCTTTGGAATTTTCCTTAATAGTTCCTTTTTCAAGCAACCTCCTTATAAGATCTTAAAGATAAGGACAGCCAAAGGCTGCCTTTATCTTCTATATGCTTAGTTCAGCATATTGGCTTCTACCCATTTTATAAAGGTCGTTTTCGTAAATATCATTTACAACAAAAGCTGGAAAATCTTCTACTACAAGTCTTCTTACAGCTTCTGGTCCAAGGTCTTCGTAAGCAATAACTTCACTTGACTTTACACACCTTGCAAGGTAAGCAGCAGCTCCTCCCACTGCTCCAAAATATACTCCCTTAAACTTCTTTATAGCTTCAATTACTTCTTGATTTCTTGATCCTTTACCTATCATTCCTTTAAGACCTGCTTCTAAAAGTTTTGGAGCGTATGGATCCATTCTGTAGCTAGTAGTTGGACCAACAGATCCAATAGGTTTTCCTGGTTTAGCAGGAGCAGGACCTGCATAGTAGATAATTTGTCCTTTTAGATCAAACGGAAGTTCTTCCCCTTTTTCTAAAGCTTCAACTATTCTCTTATGAGCTGCATCCCTTGCAGTGTAAATAATTCCAGAAATAAGAACGAGATCACCAGCTTTGAGGTTCTCTATCACAGTATCGTCCAATATAGGAGTAGTAATCTTTATTGCAGACATGCCAAACCTCCTTGCCTTTTAAGATACCCAAAGTATAACAAACAGGGTTAGATTTTCCTCGAAAATTTTTATAAGGAGTGAGAGAATGAGGGAATATTTCGCCTTCTTCGTAATAGCTGTTTTATTTCTTCTATCCCCACTAAGCTGTATGAATACTGACATTTCATCTAATACCGAAAAAGGGAATTCATCTATACTCCGTAAGAGTGAACAAGAAGAAAAAAAAGAAAAGAAAAGAGCAAATAAACCATTGGTGATAAATAATCCAACAGTTGAAGACATTATTCCTATTGATTGTGAAAACGTTCTTCCTGTTATTTATTCCCACGTTAAGTCCTTAAAGGAACTAACTCCTAAAGACAGAAAGAAAAAGTTTGTAGATGTTCTTTTGCCAGAAATTTTAATTGCAAACGAAGAGATTAGAAAGGAAAGGAATTTCTTGCTTTCTATTCTTAAGAAAGAAATTTTGTCTGAAGTTGAAAAGGAGAAATTGGAATATTTAAAGGATAAGTATAGAACCGATGATATGGCAGAACTTCTGAGAAGAGTGAATACAATTTCTCCAAGTCTTATTCTTGCTCAAGGAGCAATAGAAAGCGGTTGGGGAACTTCAAGGTTTTTCACAGAGGGAAATAACGTTTTTGGTATGTATGCGTTTAGACCTTCTAACAAGAAATTAAAAGCTAAAGAAAAAGATGTTTATCTTAAAGTTTATGATGATATTTTGGATTCTGTAAGAGATTACATTTATAATCTCAATGTAGGTTGGGCATACGAAGAGTTTAGGAGAGAAAGAGAAAAAGGTTCTAACATTGATAATCTGATAAAAGCTCTTACTTTCTATTCCACCCAGAGAGAATCCTACGTGAGGTTGTTAGAAAATGTTATCAAGAGTAATCGTTTTACTGCTTATGATAATTGCACTCTTTCAAAGTAAAGTAAAAGGAGAATATGCTACTATCTTTATTTATCATAGATTTGACGATGTTCGATATCCTTCAACTTCAGTATCCTTAGAAGATTTTGAAAAGGAACTTAAGTTTCTAAAAGAAAATAATTACAATGTAATTTCACTTAAAGAACTTTACGATATTATAAGTAAAAAGGGTAAAATACCTCCTAAGACCGTTGTTATCACCATAGATGATGGATATAAAAGCACAATAAAAGCTTTCAGACTACTAAAAAAGTACAATTTTCCATTTACTGTTTTCTTATACATGGAAGCAATAGATAGATATCCCGATTTTTTGACCTTAAAACAGATAGAGGAAATAAAAAAGTATCCCAAAGCTTCTTTTGGAAATCACCTTTATAGTCACAAAGATCTTGCAAAGTTAAGGGTACATTTAAATGAGAAGGAATATTTAAACTTTCTGAAAAGAGAACTTGCGCTTTCAGAAAATAAGTTTATAAAAATCTTTGGAAGGAAACCAGAGTTTTTAGCTTTTCCTTACGGTAGCTACGATAGAATAAGTGTTTCCTTCTTTAAGAGAAAAGGTTATAAGCTCCTTCTAACTCAAGATAGAGGGAATTATGACGGCAAAAGTCTACTTGCTCCAAGAATGGCACTAGTTGGAGGACTTTCAAGGTTCAAGAATTTCAAAAGGTATTTAAATATCGAACCTCTACCTATTAAAGAACAATATCCTCCTTACGGACTTTTGGAAAAGAATCCTACGAAAATTTATTTCAATCTAACTAACGGAAAAAATTACAAGAACTGTTCTATCTACGTTTCAGAGTATGGATGGCTGAAAGTAA
Protein-coding regions in this window:
- the selA gene encoding L-seryl-tRNA(Sec) selenium transferase, which produces MKKELLRKIPKVDLFLKDEELLSTLGDFPKTFLVDAIRTTLEKVRKEILEGKRKDLNLEEIKKEIIKELKKLTKPKLHKVINATGVVLHTNLGRAPISKKVAEHLANLITGYSNLEYDLQKGKRGLRYRNLEWILKKLTGAEDVCVVNNNAGAVLLVLSALAKGKEVIVSRGELIEIGGSFRIPDVMIQSGAILKEVGTTNKTHLFDYENAINEKTGLILKVHTSNYKILGFTESVKTQELVELGKRYGIPVYEDLGSGSFIDVRKIGLSYEPTVQDVLKAGVDVVSFSGDKLLGGAQAGIILGKKEYLEKIKKHPLNRALRIDKMTLAVLEMTLMYYLDEEKALKEVPTWYLLSQSLEDIKKKAENIYFKLKEEDLEAEIDIVEDESEVGGGALPLQKLKTFCIGIKPKKLSLQELEQTLRNQEIPIISRIKNEICLLDMRTVFDEEIDYVRECLIKILR
- a CDS encoding Fe-S-containing hydro-lyase, which codes for MSAIKITTPILDDTVIENLKAGDLVLISGIIYTARDAAHKRIVEALEKGEELPFDLKGQIIYYAGPAPAKPGKPIGSVGPTTSYRMDPYAPKLLEAGLKGMIGKGSRNQEVIEAIKKFKGVYFGAVGGAAAYLARCVKSSEVIAYEDLGPEAVRRLVVEDFPAFVVNDIYENDLYKMGRSQYAELSI
- a CDS encoding glucosaminidase domain-containing protein, which codes for MREYFAFFVIAVLFLLSPLSCMNTDISSNTEKGNSSILRKSEQEEKKEKKRANKPLVINNPTVEDIIPIDCENVLPVIYSHVKSLKELTPKDRKKKFVDVLLPEILIANEEIRKERNFLLSILKKEILSEVEKEKLEYLKDKYRTDDMAELLRRVNTISPSLILAQGAIESGWGTSRFFTEGNNVFGMYAFRPSNKKLKAKEKDVYLKVYDDILDSVRDYIYNLNVGWAYEEFRREREKGSNIDNLIKALTFYSTQRESYVRLLENVIKSNRFTAYDNCTLSK
- a CDS encoding polysaccharide deacetylase family protein, with protein sequence MLSRVIVLLLMIIALFQSKVKGEYATIFIYHRFDDVRYPSTSVSLEDFEKELKFLKENNYNVISLKELYDIISKKGKIPPKTVVITIDDGYKSTIKAFRLLKKYNFPFTVFLYMEAIDRYPDFLTLKQIEEIKKYPKASFGNHLYSHKDLAKLRVHLNEKEYLNFLKRELALSENKFIKIFGRKPEFLAFPYGSYDRISVSFFKRKGYKLLLTQDRGNYDGKSLLAPRMALVGGLSRFKNFKRYLNIEPLPIKEQYPPYGLLEKNPTKIYFNLTNGKNYKNCSIYVSEYGWLKVKRYKDTVITANDVDFRKLKNRIGIRCFNIKSGKLAEHFFLVIKAPQGGRRVLR